The genomic stretch ATAGGTAAATTGAGTCACCTAAGATATCTCGATCTTTCATGCAATTCTTTGATGGTACTCCCAAATGCTATTACAAGGTTATATAATTTGCAAACGTTAAAACTTAATGGTTGTAGACTTCTAGAAGAATTTCCCAAAGACACAAGGGAATTGATTAATCTGAGGCACTTGGAGAATGATAGGTGTGAAAGTTTGACTTATATGCCGATAGGGGAGTTGACTTTGCTTGAAAGCCTACCACTGTTTGTTATTGGAACTGGGAGTAAAGTTAGCAGATTAAGTGAATTGAAAAGGCTGAACAACCTTCGAGGAGAGCTAAGCATTAAAAAGCTTGAAAATGTGAGGGATGGTAAGGTAGAATCCGGGGAAGCAAATTTGGGGGAAAAACAATACATTGAGTCCTTGGAATTAGAATGGTCATATGGTGAAGAAGCTCAGTCCGGTGAGGATGCTGAGTCAGTGATGGTAGGCCTACGACCACATCGAAACCTAAAGGAGCTTTTTATAATAGGATATGGAGGTAGAGGGTTTCCAAGTTGGATGATGAATGGTGAGTTAAGTTGCATACTCCCTAACCTCATCACAATTAATTTGGATAGTTGTTCAGGATGCCAGATTCTACCACCATTTGTTGAACTCCCTCACCTCAAGTCTCTGACGCTTTGGAGTTTAGAAAAGGTGGAGTACATGGACTACTGTTCATCAGGAGGGCCATTCTTCCCATCACTTGAGTACCTCGAACTCAAGTGCATGCCAAAGTTAAAGGAGTTGTGGAGGAGGGACTTATCTCCAACACACCCACCTTCATTTCCTCGTCTTTTAGATTTACAGATCCAAAACTGTAATAAGTTGGCATCCTTGGAACTGCATTCATCTCCTCTTCTTTCCAAGTTAGAGATTTTCGCATGCGATAAGCTGACATCCCTGCGACTGCCTCCTTCTCCTCTTCTTTCGCAATTAGATATCCAGTATTGTGGTGACTTGGCATCCTTGGAACTGCATTCGTCTCCTCGTCTTTCCAAGTTAGAGATTAGAGACTGTCGTAAGCTGACATCCCTGCGACTGCCTCCTTCTCCTATTCTTTCACAATTAGATATCTTGGATTGTGGTGACTTGGCATCCTTGGAACTGCATTCGTCTCCTCGTCTTTCTAATTTGAAGATCTCTAGTTGCCCTAAACTCACATCCGTGCAAGTGTCTTCGTTACCTTGTCTTAAGGCACTAGATTTGCTTAGAGTGAGAGAAGAGGTACTACAACAGTTGTTGGCCACTGCTTTTTCATTGGAGTCTCTGTTTATTCTCGACATAGATGATTTGATGACTCTCCCAGATGAGCTTCATCACGTTTCCACTCTCCAAACTCTCGAAATTTGGGGTTGCACTCATTTGGCAACATTACCACACTGGATAGGCGACCTCACCTCGCCGAATCATCTTTGTATTAATTCTTGCCATCAATTGCCATCATTGCCAGAAGAATTCCGTTCTCTTAGAACCCTCAAGAGTCTCACAATTGGCAACTGGTCTGGTTTGACAACATTACCAGATTGGATAGGCAGCCTCTCCTCACTTGAAGACCTTGAAATTTGTGAATGCCCTAAATTGACATCATTGCCGGAAGAGATGCGTTCCCTCACAACCCTCCACAGACtcaatatctccaagtgtccaCATTTATCGGAAAGATGCCAAAGGGAAAATGGTGAAGATTGGCCCAAGATTGCTCATGTCCCATACATTATTACTGATTGGGACGAGGTGTAGACAGCCATTTCAGGTCTGAAATGTAcccttcttctcattcttttatgccttcgtttttattatttttacaatcaaTATCCTGTAATAACATGAATTCTATTTAGGTAATTTATGTATAGCAAAAGTTGACTATATTAGCATATAAAGCAAAAattgcttttattatttatgttcgCACCTTATCCATTTGATGGAATGCTTAAATGagtaagtttgaaaattttgctcTTCAATTCAATTACTAATGacgatataaaattataattaaagatCGACCTTGatttaattactattttataGCAGATTCACCTTATTTACTTAAGAAGTTTGTGATTATTCCTTGACCCATCTTGAAATCACTTCCTGCATTCTTCAATTCCCCAGCATGAAATCACTGCCAAAAGTTTGGTTTGGTGTAAGGATTTCTCATGGCCCAAAAATTCATATCTACTAGATGGCCAATATAGGATTTGAGCTTCAAAGGTAATAGATGATTattcataatatatttttgttctttgattCAAGCATATCATCTATAATATATTTCAGTTTTGCAATCCAATCTTTCATCTTGCTTTTAAtagcttcaatttttattatatactgCCAAACTGTTTGATAAAATGATTAGTTTGAAAAGGTCACTCAGTTTGAAAGGTTTGCATCTTTAAATCAATGTACAATTAGAAAAGCCATTAAATTTGACACAATTTGGAAAGAGTTAACTCACTTCCACCATACTCTCCAATCTATAATCTCTTTAGTTTGTGTCCCATCCATAATATTTATTCGTTATCCGGGTTTgcaatttctctcttttttcagCTTTTGGTCCTTTAGTCAtttatcatttatcatttttcaatcaatttattaaaaactctGTACTATGTTTTTAGTTATGATCTATTGATACTCATATGCAGTAGAATAACAAGTTCAGTGAGGAACTAAAGCTGGCTGGAGTTCACATTGGCCTCCTCTTCATGGAAGTCTCAAAATATCTCTGCCAGAGGTGGGACTGTGACACCTCCCTTCTCTCGAGGACTGTAAACTGTCTGTGTAGAGAACAATGTCTCTGTCTCAGCATATTCAACATGTCACAACCGTTGAGAAGAACTTCATCTGTTAGAGAATGAGGATGATAGCAACCATATATTTCAGGTACCCCTCTTCCTGTTATTGATGGTtacttcatcttttatttttctgtctATCTATTAAGAATCCTGTGCACCTTTGTAATCTTGTTTGTTAAATGGATCGTGTAACTGTCAGGTGAACTATTTTATTGCAGATGTAATTGTTGCCACATCAAAGAAAAAGCTGATAGTGTTGTAAGAAAAAGCAGATAGCGTTGTGGCTGAAATACCTCACTTTCTTTCAGTAACTGGAAAGTTAGGATTGTCTTTTGCAGCGATTCCACACCTCACTTTTCTCAAGCTATTGAAAATTCAAAGCTGTTGTGACCTAATGTGTTTGTCTCAAGTAATTCCTAATCACTACCCTTGAAGCCTCAAAAGTTATCTCTACGGTTGGCCTTCAGTTGTTGACTGCCCTAATATGAAAGCAATTCCAGAAGAGATGTGCTGTGAGCCTACTGTCTATGCTTAGAAACATGCCGAAAGGAAAACTCAAAGACTGACCCCCTGAAATTTCTCAAGTTCCCACAGTTGATGTCGACTAGAAATGATGGCTGATTCTTGAATTGATCTTGTTCTCTTCAATTCAAGCATGTCCTCTACAATGTTTCAGGTTTGTAATCAAACATTTCTCCTGTTTTTGAagccttcattttttataatcttaCAATCAATCTTCTAAGAGTTTAAATactttgtttaaaattttgttttcctaattCTCATATGCATTAGCATGTATAAAGACTATGTTGCTGCCCTTCCATCTACTTTTTACATGTTAAAACCgttgattattaatttattacttcTCATTCAATTTGTTAAAGACTTTCACATTCTGCTTggagttttgatttttctaattttcatatgtAGTAGAACACCAACAATTTGCACAAGGAATGCATCTTACTGAATCATACAACAATCTGGTCACCCTTTATTTCAAGTTCTTGACCTTTTGAATTAAAATGCTAGGGAGTAAACCAATAATGGTTTTGAGATCATCTTTACTTTCACTGAAAGGCAATTTGTAGCATCATTTTTCTCATTCCTGAAAGTACTAAATCTTAATAGTTTGAGACATGAAACGAAACATTGttgaaatgattttcttatctTATGTTTGCTTTCCATACATTTGGAAGCTTTcttaaactaaatattttgttatAGGTGTTAATAGTTTTCAAGATAATGCAAAAAAAGGTGATAGTGAAGATAGGCTGAATATTGCCCATGCCCTCCTGATATATCTTGACAGGCTATTGAGAGCTGGTGCAATAGGAAAGGCTTTGCTCACTTGCTAAGGGACAAGCCCTCTTCTCTGTTCTGATTTGACAACATTCCCAGTGTGGATAAGCAGGCTTACATTACTTGCAGAGCTCCGAATTCATTCTTGCCCTCAATTGATATCACCACTAGACGAGATGGATTCCCTCAGCACTCT from Vitis riparia cultivar Riparia Gloire de Montpellier isolate 1030 unplaced genomic scaffold, EGFV_Vit.rip_1.0 scaffold866_pilon_pilon, whole genome shotgun sequence encodes the following:
- the LOC117910801 gene encoding putative disease resistance protein RGA3 — protein: MVVGKGSKILVTTRHSRVALIMGINSPFLLQGLNDTLAWDLFSKIAFTEEPKKVHPKFVEMGKEIVNMCKGVPLVIKTLGTILGLKPEESHWLSIKNNGNLLSLGAGSDNVLSVLRLSYNDLPIYLKPCFTYCALFPKDYEIKKNMLVQLWMAQGYIQTSDVGNQYFKELLSRSLLEVAKKDVDDNISSCKMHDLIHDLAQSIVGSEVLVLNDNVKKEKTLDKVYHVSFSHEQYIHWKDLKIKDIRTILKIDQNFDPNLIWSTPISNFKRSRVLSLNGINGSNAMKILKSIGKLSHLRYLDLSCNSLMVLPNAITRLYNLQTLKLNGCRLLEEFPKDTRELINLRHLENDRCESLTYMPIGELTLLESLPLFVIGTGSKVSRLSELKRLNNLRGELSIKKLENVRDGKVESGEANLGEKQYIESLELEWSYGEEAQSGEDAESVMVGLRPHRNLKELFIIGYGGRGFPSWMMNGELSCILPNLITINLDSCSGCQILPPFVELPHLKSLTLWSLEKVEYMDYCSSGGPFFPSLEYLELKCMPKLKELWRRDLSPTHPPSFPRLLDLQIQNCNKLASLELHSSPLLSKLEIFACDKLTSLRLPPSPLLSQLDIQYCGDLASLELHSSPRLSKLEIRDCRKLTSLRLPPSPILSQLDILDCGDLASLELHSSPRLSNLKISSCPKLTSVQVSSLPCLKALDLLRVREEVLQQLLATAFSLESLFILDIDDLMTLPDELHHVSTLQTLEIWGCTHLATLPHWIGDLTSPNHLCINSCHQLPSLPEEFRSLRTLKSLTIGNWSGLTTLPDWIGSLSSLEDLEICECPKLTSLPEEMRSLTTLHRLNISKCPHLSERCQRENGEDWPKIAHVPYIITDWDEV